The Virgibacillus sp. SK37 region ATCAACCAACGATTTTATATGGCTTGAAAGGATTCACTGGGATTGAAATTAATGTTACAGGGCCAGATCATGATTTACACTCAGGCATGTATGGTGGCGCCATTCGAAACCCACTTATGGCCTTAAGTCATATCTTGACTTCCATGAAGGATCAAGATGAAGTCGTAACGGTAGAAGGATTTTATAATGATGTGGAGCCCTTATCTGCACATGAGCGTAAATTGATTGATCAAGTTCAAGGTGAAGACTATACGGCTTCCACCGGAGTCAAAGAGACGGTTTCAGAAAAAGGGTATACAGCGAAAGAGCATACAATGGCGCGTCCAACTCTTGAAGTTAACGGGATGTATGGTGGCTATCAAGGAGAGGGAACAAAAACAATTATACCTTCCTCTGCAACTGCTAAAATTACCTGCCGTCTAGTCCCTGGACAGGACCCTGTAAAGATACAACAATTGCTGGAAGAGCATATTTATAAAGTAGCACCAACAGGAGTGACCGTTGATGTTAAAAAAGAAAAGCTTTCGGCCAAGGCATATAAAGTGGAGCCGGAGCATGCGTTAATCCAAAAAGCAGCTGCTAGCTATTCAAAAGCATTTGGAAAGGATGCTGTTTATGTAAGAATGGGCGGTTCCATTCCGGTAGTTGAATGGATAGAAGATATTTATAACATACCAATTGTCTTATTAGGTTTTGGTACTCCTGATGATAGATTACATTCACCTAACGAGAGCTTTCCAATGGACAGTTTTGAGAAAGGAATGGAGACACTAGTTTATTATTGGAATGAAGTTATTAAAAAATAGTGAAGTATAGGTTTGTTTAAAAGGATAAAGTGGGTATGGAATACTTATATGGATAGGAGGGGTGGTTATGAAATTTGCAATTGTTACTGGGGTGTCCAGAGGCTTAGGACTGTCAATTGCTAAACTTTTTATGGAGCAAGGTGTGCATGTACTTGGCATTTCCAGAAATAAAACGGACCAACTGAGCAGGCATGCTGCCGATAATAATGTTATTTTCAAGCATTATAGTTGTGATTTAGCGGACAATTCTGCAATAAATGCAACAATCTCTGAAGTCATTGCCGACTTAAATGAACAGGAAGTAACAGGCCTTTACCTTGTTAATAATGCTGGTGTCATCGAGCCGGTTGATCAAGCGATGAATATAAAAGCGGATGACATAATTAATCATATTCAAATTAATCTCACTTCATCAATGCTTTTGATGAATGCATTTTTAAAGAAAGCTACAATGGATGATCTGCTATTTATTGGAGCCACAGTCTCCTCAGGTGCTGCTGAAAGACCAGTAGATGGCTGGAGTGCGTATTGCAGTTCAAAAGCCGCTGTTAATATGTATACAAAAACAGTCGCCTTGGAACAGGATGAACGTAAAACAGAGAATAAAATAATTGCATTTAGTCCAGGCATTATGGACACGGATATGCAAAAGCAAATACGTTCCAGTACCAAAGAGGAATTTGCTGAAATCGACAAATTTAAAGCTTATAAAGAAAATGATTTACTGCGAAAAACTGACACGGTTGCGGGTGTTTTAGTAGATATAATTACAGATGAATCAAGCGTTATTAATGGGAAGATATATCATGTTACAGATTATGTCTAAAAAGCAAAAGACCATTCATTATATCCGCCCTGTCGTATTTTCAACTTCTGCATAGCATATAGTAGTTGAGTTACTGAGGAGGGGAAATAATGAGTAAGGGTGGAGTAGGCTATGGAGGCGGTTTCGCGCTGCTAGTCGTATTATTTATTTTATTAATTATCATTGGTACTTCCTACACAGGAGGTTACGGTGGGGGATATTATTAAAAAAGATTTACTTTCTTACTATATAAAAAATGCAGAGGTGATTTCCTCTGCATTTTTTCATTATACCCTCTGATGCATATGTTGTTTTAGTTTAATTTTTAGAATGTAATCCATAATTAGAATTGCCGTTAACATTAGGATTAGTAAAATCCCTGAAGTTAGATAAACACCTTGTATGAAGGAGATATTCCAAACTAAAAGAACTAGCAAACCAAACAGCCCTATTTCTATAATAACTGCTATTAACCCAATCATTCTTGTCTTAAAAACCTCTTGTTCATCTGTCCAATTCAGTTTAGGATTCTCCAAATCAAGATAGGTCCCTAGCATGCTTATAAACCAACTGGAGAGTAACACAATAACAAGCCAAATGAATGTTAGAGTAAAAGATAGTTTAAAGGCAAATATACAAGCTGCTAGTACGAGTCCTATAGGAATAAGATTTATGATCCATGCAACTGCTATCTTGCTATAGAAAATTTGCTTAGGTTCTAAAGGCAGGAATAAATTAGCATTCCAATTTTTACCTTCTCTTGAAACGGAGGAATACGATGTAGCGTTGGCTCCTAATATAAACATGGATGCCAAGAATAATACAAGTAATTGTTCTTTTGTTGAGAATATATCCATCATCCCTGTAACATTAGTACCCGAATCAAACATAAAAATAATAAACAGAAACACAGGTGCAAATAAACTTTGAATCACACAGTTCATTAAAAAGGTTGGAGTGCGAAAGATGACGAGTAGTTCTTTTCGAATATAGGATAGCCAGATGGGGCGTTTTTTAATATATTTCGATACCTTTTCCGTTGTTTTTTTATTTGACCTTTTGTTCCCTGTTCCCAATAGTCCTTTTATATACCAAACCTGACCAAGGCTTATAAAAAGAAGAAAAGCAATCCCAGTGAGAATTATTATACCGAGTAAGAATAGCAGTCCTTCACTTGCTAAGGCTTTTGTGCTGAAATAAGCGGGCGGATAGAAGGAAGTAATGAGTTTTAGCAGCCCATCTTTTTCCTGTATATAACTGGCTATATCCTGTACCATCATCTCCGTGTCTGTATTTAAACGTACAAGTACATTGATTAAAATAATAAAAACCAATGAAGCAATCCCGGCGATAATCTTGGATCGTTCTTTATTTTTGGTAATATTTACAAACCTCATTACGAACATCAATAAGATGGAAGCAAGGGAAAATGGAATAATCGGTAATAAAATAAATAGTAGAAATCCGATTATATAATAGAAGAAAGAAGCACTGGCCGCATTTCCATAATACATAAAGGCTGGTAGATAGATTGCAGCACTCGTTATGTACAAATAAATAAATGGTTGAGCTGATTTTCCTAATAAAAGCTGATAGCCATGTAACGGGTAAGGAAGAAAAGAGAGAATATCTTCCGCAAAATAAAAAGCACTTAGAACAGTAATAAAGCTCATAAAAAATAATAGAACATGCATAATGATAAATAGTAAGCCGATGATGGCTGTTTCTTGTCCGAATGGACTTAATACCTCATAGAGTGTATGTATAATCTCTCTTAAAGAAGATAAATAAAAAAACACAAGTGGGATAAGAAACAAGGCAGCAACGACCAACAGCCCAATTTGTGAATTGCTTTTTCCAGCTCTTGAATAATGCATTTTCAATATTGTT contains the following coding sequences:
- a CDS encoding YjcZ family sporulation protein, encoding MSKGGVGYGGGFALLVVLFILLIIIGTSYTGGYGGGYY
- a CDS encoding (S)-benzoin forming benzil reductase, which encodes MKFAIVTGVSRGLGLSIAKLFMEQGVHVLGISRNKTDQLSRHAADNNVIFKHYSCDLADNSAINATISEVIADLNEQEVTGLYLVNNAGVIEPVDQAMNIKADDIINHIQINLTSSMLLMNAFLKKATMDDLLFIGATVSSGAAERPVDGWSAYCSSKAAVNMYTKTVALEQDERKTENKIIAFSPGIMDTDMQKQIRSSTKEEFAEIDKFKAYKENDLLRKTDTVAGVLVDIITDESSVINGKIYHVTDYV
- a CDS encoding dipeptidase; the encoded protein is MSEKALAYLQENQSSLLEKLNEFLSIPSVSTSKEHKEDIHKAADFIVNYLNDIGFDKVEKQQTKGHPLVYAEYNEAGPEAPTVLFYGHYDVQPVDPIELWESDPFQPEIRDGRLYARGSSDDKGQVFMHLAVFEAYMRTERKLPLNVKVCIEGEEEIGSENLYDILREKKGMFKADFAVISDSGMIAKNQPTILYGLKGFTGIEINVTGPDHDLHSGMYGGAIRNPLMALSHILTSMKDQDEVVTVEGFYNDVEPLSAHERKLIDQVQGEDYTASTGVKETVSEKGYTAKEHTMARPTLEVNGMYGGYQGEGTKTIIPSSATAKITCRLVPGQDPVKIQQLLEEHIYKVAPTGVTVDVKKEKLSAKAYKVEPEHALIQKAAASYSKAFGKDAVYVRMGGSIPVVEWIEDIYNIPIVLLGFGTPDDRLHSPNESFPMDSFEKGMETLVYYWNEVIKK